A DNA window from Allokutzneria albata contains the following coding sequences:
- a CDS encoding GNAT family N-acetyltransferase, translating to MLASTVSCLDAWYASVFGLDRSDLWQRVTAVPRTKPGPIEGYYIVWRGEGVHVSAPPEAGRVVHEELTADSIKTIQNVPFWRDFAAARSLRVVGPSKHTYLDTDPGPAPGVVAVDAAAVSELRALVDEQDWAESGWNDQPAHTFGLYDQGRLVAASNLNSFAGQPRDIGVLVAPAWRGRGLSTAVGRHAASFAVHHYDFARWGAQSANRASCAAAQRLGFQPWCTQLTIR from the coding sequence ATGCTGGCCTCCACTGTTTCGTGCCTGGACGCGTGGTATGCCAGCGTGTTTGGTCTCGACCGAAGCGATCTGTGGCAACGAGTGACTGCAGTACCGCGCACGAAGCCTGGCCCTATCGAGGGGTACTACATCGTCTGGCGCGGCGAGGGCGTTCATGTGTCGGCGCCGCCGGAGGCTGGTCGCGTTGTCCATGAGGAGTTGACGGCCGATTCGATCAAGACGATCCAAAACGTGCCATTCTGGCGAGATTTTGCCGCAGCACGGTCACTTCGGGTGGTCGGGCCGAGCAAACACACCTACCTGGATACCGATCCTGGCCCCGCACCAGGTGTCGTCGCGGTGGATGCCGCTGCGGTTTCCGAGCTGCGAGCGCTGGTTGACGAACAGGACTGGGCCGAGTCCGGATGGAACGACCAGCCAGCACACACCTTCGGGCTCTATGACCAGGGTCGGCTCGTCGCCGCGTCCAACCTGAACTCCTTCGCCGGCCAACCCCGCGACATCGGCGTACTCGTCGCGCCCGCCTGGCGCGGCCGTGGCCTGTCGACCGCGGTCGGCAGGCACGCTGCCTCATTCGCCGTCCATCACTACGACTTCGCCCGCTGGGGCGCACAGAGCGCAAACCGAGCCTCGTGCGCTGCTGCGCAGCGGCTCGGATTCCAGCCATGGTGTACGCAGCTGACCATCCGCTGA
- a CDS encoding replication-relaxation family protein, translating to MITNPTRQRSLRGHKATRPTRRVTNSAEHHAALAWRLTPRDRWIIRMLHEHRVLTSHQITNLAFPSFRSGRMRLRELYLWGVLDRFQPFITLGTAPMHYVLAPAGAAVLAAEHGRDVRDLGYRHDRAFGIAHSLRLAHTVGINEWFTALITTARTTQRSTVGAWWSETRCAKHFGDLTQPDAYGRWTHDDTEIEFFLEYDFGTEDLTKLAAKLTGYHRLADATGITTPVLVWLPSARREATARRALHRTWRTLDHPNTVPVATAATDLLNPHAPQPSPADAVWLPLDTTTSGPRRELHELPGAWPHIPRPSTSSATPIASTTPSSMLPAPSPMPPNPRSSTTARNHLRRNEVRP from the coding sequence GTGATTACCAACCCGACCAGGCAACGCAGCTTGCGCGGCCACAAAGCCACCCGCCCGACCCGGCGCGTGACCAACAGCGCCGAGCACCACGCGGCGCTGGCGTGGCGGCTGACCCCGCGCGATCGGTGGATCATCCGGATGCTGCACGAACACCGCGTGCTCACCTCCCACCAGATCACTAACCTCGCGTTCCCGTCCTTCCGCTCCGGCCGGATGCGCCTACGCGAGCTCTACCTCTGGGGCGTGCTCGACCGGTTCCAACCGTTCATCACCCTCGGCACCGCACCGATGCACTACGTCCTCGCCCCCGCCGGCGCCGCCGTCCTGGCCGCCGAACACGGGCGCGACGTTCGCGACCTCGGCTACCGCCACGACCGCGCCTTCGGCATCGCCCACTCCCTGCGCCTGGCCCACACCGTCGGCATCAACGAGTGGTTCACCGCCCTCATCACCACCGCCCGCACCACCCAACGCTCGACCGTAGGCGCGTGGTGGTCCGAAACCCGCTGCGCCAAGCACTTCGGCGACCTCACCCAACCCGACGCCTACGGCCGCTGGACCCACGACGACACCGAGATCGAGTTCTTCCTCGAATACGACTTCGGCACCGAAGACCTCACCAAACTCGCCGCGAAACTCACCGGCTACCACCGACTCGCCGACGCCACCGGCATCACCACCCCCGTACTGGTCTGGCTGCCAAGCGCGCGCCGCGAAGCCACCGCCCGCCGCGCCCTCCACCGCACCTGGCGAACACTGGACCACCCGAACACGGTCCCGGTCGCCACCGCCGCGACCGACCTGCTCAACCCGCACGCACCACAACCGAGCCCCGCCGACGCAGTCTGGCTGCCCCTCGACACCACCACGAGCGGGCCTCGCCGGGAACTCCACGAGCTGCCCGGCGCCTGGCCCCACATCCCACGCCCCAGCACCAGCAGCGCCACGCCGATCGCCTCGACCACACCCTCGTCGATGTTGCCCGCGCCGTCCCCAATGCCGCCTAACCCGCGCTCGAGCACCACGGCCAGGAATCACCTGCGGCGCAACGAGGTCAGGCCGTGA
- a CDS encoding VWA domain-containing protein has protein sequence MTAHMIADPTATGSAVFPAAPGWDALSAALTAEVPVIADRDDLLVTIAPGAGHGAPACFLPAMAMIEIDGTHLHPVDPATATPHRISDRTRYAPMWGALTHECAHSKHTRWVPPPPDADPGAVEAALLLEEPRIERAQIRRRPDDRHWLRACVKTIVTDGLNLNDPALAPAMTPRDAARTAALFLARTDGGILTRAETAPVALAVEAVLGAETLGKLPALWRKAFRVADDDTDAMLDLGRQWCEIIGPDPDTVPPHLEDPTAASDPSATPTPSPLADAIGKTLRKVARAVARAKLPDDPAEVTARAKAAAEAAAKNAADTARTVFSTPSGSRKGPTATTGTRPPTTSERTAARVLGRALTTAGARERVATKTTSPIPPGRLRMRGALARQAQLASGAMPTAEPFTRTTRAAVPIPPLRLGIACDVSGSMNAFAEPVASTAWILATAAAQTPVPADTATVIFGHHVRPITHPGTAPATVTDFATRDNWEAVDTAIDALDGALDLSRPGAARLLVIVSDGDFRPEPRQRGQQLLDRLRANGCAVLWITPDVPWRNPLTGTTVHVMTDPTTTAQAIGRAATAALRATR, from the coding sequence ATGACCGCGCACATGATCGCCGATCCGACCGCCACCGGTTCGGCCGTATTCCCCGCTGCCCCCGGATGGGACGCGCTCTCGGCCGCGCTGACCGCCGAAGTCCCGGTCATCGCCGACCGCGACGACCTCCTTGTCACCATCGCCCCCGGCGCCGGACACGGTGCCCCGGCGTGCTTCCTGCCCGCCATGGCGATGATCGAAATCGACGGGACCCACCTGCACCCGGTTGACCCCGCCACCGCGACACCGCACCGGATCAGCGACCGCACACGCTACGCCCCCATGTGGGGCGCGCTGACCCACGAATGCGCACACAGCAAACACACCCGCTGGGTGCCGCCCCCGCCCGACGCTGACCCGGGCGCGGTCGAGGCCGCGCTGTTGTTGGAAGAGCCCCGGATTGAACGCGCGCAGATCCGCCGCCGCCCCGATGACCGGCACTGGTTGCGCGCGTGCGTGAAAACCATCGTCACCGACGGCCTGAACCTCAACGACCCCGCCCTCGCCCCGGCGATGACCCCGCGCGATGCCGCCCGTACCGCAGCCCTGTTCCTCGCGCGCACCGACGGCGGCATCCTCACCCGCGCCGAAACCGCCCCCGTCGCCCTCGCCGTGGAAGCGGTGCTCGGCGCGGAGACACTCGGCAAGCTGCCGGCGTTGTGGCGCAAGGCATTCCGCGTCGCCGACGACGACACCGACGCCATGCTCGACCTCGGCCGCCAATGGTGCGAGATCATCGGGCCCGACCCCGACACCGTGCCGCCGCACCTGGAAGACCCGACCGCCGCATCCGACCCGTCCGCCACCCCGACGCCGTCCCCGCTGGCCGACGCGATCGGCAAGACCCTGCGCAAGGTGGCACGCGCGGTGGCACGAGCGAAGCTCCCGGACGATCCCGCCGAGGTCACCGCCCGCGCGAAAGCCGCCGCCGAGGCCGCAGCGAAGAACGCCGCCGACACCGCCCGCACCGTGTTTTCCACACCCAGCGGTTCGCGGAAGGGCCCCACCGCAACGACCGGTACCCGCCCGCCCACCACCAGTGAGCGGACCGCCGCACGGGTGCTCGGGCGCGCGCTCACCACCGCCGGAGCACGTGAGCGGGTCGCGACCAAGACGACCTCGCCGATCCCACCCGGACGCCTGCGGATGCGCGGCGCGCTGGCACGCCAGGCACAACTCGCCTCCGGGGCGATGCCGACCGCCGAACCATTCACCCGCACCACTCGCGCCGCCGTACCCATCCCACCGCTGCGGCTGGGCATTGCCTGCGACGTGTCCGGGTCCATGAACGCCTTCGCGGAACCGGTCGCCTCCACTGCGTGGATTCTGGCCACCGCCGCCGCGCAGACCCCGGTGCCCGCCGACACCGCCACCGTGATCTTCGGCCACCACGTCCGCCCGATCACCCACCCCGGCACCGCACCCGCCACCGTGACCGACTTCGCCACCCGCGACAACTGGGAAGCCGTCGACACCGCCATCGACGCCCTCGACGGCGCACTCGACCTCTCCCGCCCCGGCGCCGCCCGGCTGCTGGTCATCGTCTCCGACGGCGACTTCCGCCCCGAACCCCGCCAACGCGGGCAACAACTCCTCGACCGGTTGCGGGCCAATGGATGCGCCGTGCTGTGGATCACCCCGGACGTGCCCTGGCGCAACCCGCTGACCGGAACCACTGTGCACGTGATGACCGACCCCACCACCACCGCCCAAGCCATCGGCCGCGCCGCCACCGCCGCACTCCGCGCCACCCGCTGA
- a CDS encoding C40 family peptidase, whose protein sequence is MNAKVGIAAAATILLIPILIAALLLGAISAVLTGGSAQPSANALADIPPDYLRLYHQAASTCPGLNWSILAAIGKIETDHGRSPLPGVTSGENHAGAGGPMQFLQASFTGVLARHALPPGGAAPPSRYNPHDAIHAAAHYLCDNGIRRGDLHKAIFAYNHADWYVKKILAQAQTYTSGSTGTGDCATVHAPNPVALSAITYACAQRGLPYVWGGNGPAGGHAGFDCSGLTTAAYRQAGIYLPRTAHTQFHAGPRVPDGEPLSPGDLVFYGNPHSKIRHVGLYLGSGMMINAPDFGQVVKIEPFRYPGDDYAGATRPAS, encoded by the coding sequence GTGAACGCGAAGGTCGGCATCGCCGCCGCCGCGACGATCCTGCTGATCCCAATCCTGATCGCCGCGCTGCTGCTCGGCGCGATCTCCGCCGTGCTCACCGGCGGCAGCGCTCAACCCAGCGCGAACGCGCTCGCCGACATCCCGCCCGACTACCTCCGCCTCTACCACCAAGCCGCGAGCACGTGCCCGGGGCTGAACTGGTCGATCCTGGCCGCCATCGGCAAGATCGAGACCGACCACGGACGCTCACCACTGCCCGGCGTCACCAGCGGCGAAAACCACGCCGGAGCCGGTGGGCCGATGCAGTTCCTCCAGGCCAGCTTCACCGGCGTCCTCGCCCGCCACGCCCTCCCGCCCGGCGGCGCCGCTCCACCGTCTCGGTACAACCCGCACGACGCCATCCACGCCGCCGCGCACTACCTGTGCGACAACGGAATCCGCCGCGGCGACCTCCACAAAGCGATCTTCGCCTACAACCACGCCGACTGGTATGTCAAGAAGATCCTTGCCCAAGCCCAGACCTACACCTCCGGCTCCACCGGCACCGGCGACTGCGCCACCGTCCACGCACCCAACCCCGTCGCGCTCTCCGCCATCACCTACGCCTGCGCTCAACGCGGCCTCCCGTACGTCTGGGGCGGCAACGGCCCCGCCGGCGGACACGCCGGATTCGACTGCTCCGGACTCACCACCGCCGCCTACCGCCAAGCCGGGATCTACCTGCCCCGCACCGCGCACACCCAGTTCCACGCCGGGCCCCGTGTCCCCGATGGGGAACCGCTGTCCCCCGGGGACCTCGTCTTCTACGGCAACCCCCACAGCAAGATCCGGCACGTCGGCCTCTATCTCGGTAGCGGCATGATGATCAACGCGCCGGACTTCGGCCAGGTCGTCAAGATCGAGCCCTTCCGGTACCCCGGAGACGACTACGCGGGAGCTACGCGCCCGGCAAGTTAG
- a CDS encoding pentapeptide repeat-containing protein: MTDDSAIRPASPPSRPPLPRWTVPVVALVVLLAAGTVGWLLWRWVDSLVIVDAEKRAAAQLDVVKIAASVMVAGGGLFALYLAVRRQRTQELELEARHAELRHRSAELAQRDRVQDHAEQVAEANRLHAARVADTTEFDAAARRVTELYSTSVGQLGSEHAAVRLGGMYALERLAQDNPTQRQTVVNVLCAYLRMPFTEPSDTLVFRRRGGFRAPSAVPQSATGDQERLQEREVRLTAQRLLAVHLTPRAFGPDQVWHPLDTFWADVYLDLSGATLIDFNLAGCTVRSFLANDARFLGHTTFLDATFTFAAGFSGASFTGPTHFDAVTFTGSADFDGATFAEADTAAVTNEINELAADREAAIPKAIKLPHGASFCAATFGGDTSFLAASFAGPAQFDGATFFGTAAFDGTVFDGYAGFSKALFARATSFYGAVFAGPTMFDEATFETDVSNFARATFTGHTRFVGARFAAMTRFDDATFDEEARFDNVLIKQSLLPQYSALVERYEQHQRPRPAIWPPGWSPSPEHVTIDGWDGTWHPLRRIELEPGEPTGHPPHNDLPDRLT; the protein is encoded by the coding sequence ATGACCGACGACTCCGCCATACGGCCCGCTTCCCCGCCGTCGCGACCGCCGTTGCCGCGATGGACAGTGCCGGTGGTCGCCCTGGTGGTACTGCTTGCGGCGGGGACGGTGGGGTGGTTGTTGTGGCGGTGGGTCGACAGCCTGGTCATCGTCGATGCGGAGAAGAGGGCCGCGGCGCAGCTGGACGTGGTGAAGATCGCGGCGTCCGTCATGGTGGCGGGGGGTGGCTTATTCGCCCTGTACCTGGCAGTGAGACGGCAGCGGACCCAGGAACTGGAGTTGGAGGCCCGCCACGCCGAGCTACGCCACCGCTCGGCGGAACTGGCTCAGCGCGATCGCGTCCAGGACCACGCTGAACAGGTCGCCGAGGCCAATCGCCTGCACGCCGCCCGCGTCGCTGACACAACGGAGTTCGATGCTGCGGCTCGTCGCGTGACCGAGCTGTACAGCACATCGGTCGGGCAGCTGGGATCGGAGCACGCCGCAGTTCGACTCGGTGGGATGTACGCCCTGGAACGCTTGGCGCAGGACAACCCCACACAGCGGCAGACCGTGGTCAACGTGCTGTGCGCGTATCTGCGCATGCCGTTTACGGAGCCCTCGGACACGCTCGTTTTCAGGCGGCGCGGGGGATTTCGGGCACCGTCCGCCGTTCCGCAGTCGGCCACGGGGGATCAGGAGCGTCTGCAGGAGCGGGAAGTCCGGCTCACCGCTCAACGCCTGCTCGCCGTCCACCTGACTCCCCGCGCCTTCGGCCCTGACCAAGTCTGGCACCCCCTGGACACCTTCTGGGCAGATGTCTACCTCGACCTCTCCGGCGCGACCCTCATCGACTTCAACCTCGCCGGTTGCACCGTCCGCAGCTTTCTGGCCAATGACGCGAGATTCCTCGGGCACACGACTTTCCTCGACGCGACCTTCACTTTCGCCGCTGGATTTTCCGGGGCGTCGTTCACCGGACCCACCCACTTCGACGCGGTGACGTTCACCGGGTCCGCTGACTTCGACGGAGCCACGTTCGCCGAGGCCGACACAGCTGCCGTCACGAACGAAATCAACGAGCTCGCCGCGGACCGAGAGGCCGCGATCCCCAAGGCGATCAAGCTTCCCCACGGCGCCAGTTTCTGCGCTGCGACGTTTGGCGGGGACACATCCTTCCTGGCGGCCTCGTTCGCCGGGCCCGCGCAGTTCGACGGGGCGACCTTCTTCGGGACCGCTGCGTTTGACGGCACGGTGTTCGACGGTTATGCCGGGTTCAGCAAGGCGTTGTTCGCCAGGGCTACCAGTTTTTACGGTGCAGTGTTCGCTGGGCCCACTATGTTCGACGAGGCGACGTTCGAAACTGACGTGAGCAACTTCGCCCGGGCAACATTCACCGGGCACACCAGATTCGTCGGGGCGAGGTTCGCGGCGATGACCCGGTTCGACGACGCGACATTCGACGAAGAAGCCCGATTCGACAACGTGCTGATCAAGCAATCCTTGCTGCCCCAGTATTCCGCGCTCGTCGAACGGTACGAACAGCACCAACGCCCCCGCCCGGCGATCTGGCCGCCGGGATGGAGCCCTTCCCCAGAGCACGTCACCATCGACGGCTGGGACGGCACCTGGCATCCGCTCCGGCGAATCGAGCTCGAACCCGGCGAGCCCACGGGACACCCTCCCCACAACGATTTGCCCGACCGACTCACGTAG